In Primulina eburnea isolate SZY01 chromosome 3, ASM2296580v1, whole genome shotgun sequence, one DNA window encodes the following:
- the LOC140827666 gene encoding F-box/FBD/LRR-repeat protein At4g26340-like translates to MDKTCSRQSQADSATQSPRKRKRKHKGADPLGVKRDSIGIDMLSDDMLVVILSYMSFKEAARTSLLSRRWRYLWMFTSGTLEFEDMDSATGSKIKWKKFKARVNRVLKLHQGPHVDSFIIRIRHAQPRHSRRALPRLRGVNSWIYFAMQKEVKRFNLDLQVRERFYSEYKFPSLEKLLSRTHEVKPAFGLLRSLELVHVDIEDEVVQYFLASCSYLEQLCIRASRVTKNLRVVDPLPNLRVMEISECYHIQSLEVSAMNLISFMYDGNDISLPFKKIPNVSELSLGGGFCQSFMCEPSKHSSYSVQLVTLALNVDIMFPPRMISAPRDLPQLHSLKRLELNVVSQVGRSLLFFATLVKASPFLHEFRIKVRYLVDLPWYTISSLMMFPEISAFAARFRHRHKNLKKFEVSGYIGCPSDEEFVLHLFKVAPSVEMVVIDTQSECYEQMLWDCSTMCNKEEGAQCFCQRDQMKLLEAKSGARTRVEAKERAKQLELSSPPKAVLVIT, encoded by the exons ATGGACAAAACTTGTTCTCGGCAAAGTCAGGCGGATTCAGCtacacaaagtccaagaaaaCGAAAGCGGAAGCACAAG GGTGCTGATCCTTTGGGTGTTAAGAGAGATAGTATTGGGATTGATATGTTGTCTGATGATATGCTTGTTGTCATTCTGTCTTATATGAGTTTCAAAGAAGCTGCCAGGACTAGTCTTCTCTCACGTAGATGGAGGTATTTATGGATGTTTACATCTGGGACATTGGAATTTGAGGATATGGATAGTGCCACTGGAAGTAAAATCAAATGGAAAAAGTTCAAAGCCAGGGTGAATCGTGTCCTGAAGTTACATCAAGGCCCGCATGTTGATAGTTTTATTATTCGTATTAGACATGCACAGCCTCGTCATAGTAGACGTGCACTCCCTCGACTTCGTGGCGTCAATAGTTGGATATATTTTGCAATGCAGAAGGAAGTAAAAAGGTTTAATTTGGATTTGCAGGTCCGTGAGAGGTTTTATTCGGAGTACAAATTTCCTAGCCTTGAGAAGTTGTTATCACGTACACATGAGGTCAAGCCTGCTTTTGGTTTGCTAAGGTCCCTTGAGTTGGTTCATGTTGACATCGAGGATGAGGTGGTTCAGTATTTCCTAGCATCATGTTCGTATCTTGAACAGCTGTGCATAAGGGCCTCTCGTGTTACAAAGAATCTTCGAGTTGTTGATCCATTACCAAACTTAAGAGTTATGGAAATATCCGAATGCTACCATATCCAAAGTCTGGAAGTATCTGCAATGAATCTTATCTCGTTTATGTACGATGGGAATGACATCAGTCTGCCGTTCAAAAAAATTCCAAATGTCTCTGAGCTAAGTCTTGGCGGGGGATTTTGCCAGTCCTTTATGTGTGAACCTAGCAAACACTCAAGTTattcagttcagctggtgaCGCTGGCATTAAATGTTGATATTATG TTTCCTCCGAGAATGATATCCGCTCCTCGTGATCTGCCTCAGTTACACTCCCTCAAGCGGCTGGAATTGAATGTTGTGTCACAAGTTGGCCGGAGCCTTCTCTTCTTTGCTACATTGGTCAAGGCGTCTCCTTTCTTACACGAATTTAGAATCAAG GTACGTTACCTTGTGGATCTACCATGGTATACG ATAAGCTCTCTGATGATGTTTCCTGAAATAAGCGCATTCGCAGCCAGATTCCGACACCGTCATAAAAATCTTAAGAAGTTTGAAGTGTCTGGATACATCGGGTGTCCGAGTGACGAAGAATTTGTTCTGCACTTATTTAAAGTTGCTCCATCTGTTGAGATGGTTGTTATCGACACCCAGAGTGAATGTTATGAACAAATGCTATGGGACTGCTCTACCATGTGTAACAAGGAAGAAGGTGCTCAATGTTTTTGTCAAAGGGATCAAATGAAACTACTGGAGGCTAAATCTGGGGCCAGGACAAGGGTGGAAGCAAAAGAGCGTGCCAAGCAGCTGGAACTCAGTTCTCCTCCGAAAGCCGTACTAGTTATTACATGA